The following proteins are co-located in the Clostridiales bacterium genome:
- the acpP gene encoding acyl carrier protein, with protein MTFEKIREIIVEQLGVDESAVTLETSLMKDLEADSLDAVEIIMAIEDEFEIEVPDEEAEKFQNVGDIVKYVEEKIN; from the coding sequence ATGACATTTGAAAAAATAAGAGAAATTATCGTAGAGCAGTTAGGAGTAGATGAATCAGCAGTAACTCTTGAAACAAGCCTTATGAAAGACTTGGAAGCCGATTCTCTCGACGCAGTTGAAATTATCATGGCGATTGAGGACGAGTTTGAAATCGAAGTTCCTGACGAAGAAGCAGAAAAGTTCCAGAATGTCGGAGATATCGTAAAGTACGTAGAAGAAAAGATAAACTAA
- a CDS encoding 4Fe-4S dicluster domain-containing protein, whose protein sequence is MAYVIKDTCISCGACEPECPTEAISAGDSIYVIEADKCIDCGACANACPVDAPVEA, encoded by the coding sequence ATGGCATATGTAATTAAAGATACTTGCATCAGCTGCGGAGCATGTGAACCAGAATGCCCGACAGAAGCTATTTCTGCAGGAGATTCCATATATGTAATCGAAGCTGACAAATGTATCGATTGCGGCGCATGCGCTAACGCATGTCCTGTTGATGCTCCAGTAGAAGCTTAA
- a CDS encoding redox-sensing transcriptional repressor Rex: MKDNAKISSAVIKRLPRYRRYLSDLQKKNVDRISSNELSNLIGYTASQIRQDLNNFGGFGQQGYGYNIQSLYNEISSILGLDKDYKMVIVGTGNLGQAIANYTHYYKSGFMVSAMFDVNPKLIGLRINDIEVLDYERLEEFMQDNSVDIGIVCTNKDSAQEVVDKLCAGGVRGIWNFAPTDLQLPEGVALENVHLSDSLHSLAYYINRNSQMKDQD, translated from the coding sequence ATGAAAGATAACGCAAAGATTTCCAGTGCAGTAATTAAAAGACTGCCAAGATACCGAAGATATCTATCAGATCTTCAGAAGAAAAATGTGGACAGAATATCATCTAATGAATTAAGCAACTTGATTGGCTATACTGCATCGCAGATCAGACAGGACCTGAATAACTTCGGAGGCTTTGGCCAGCAGGGGTACGGATACAATATACAAAGCCTTTATAATGAAATCAGTTCGATTCTGGGACTTGATAAGGACTACAAGATGGTCATTGTCGGTACCGGAAACCTTGGTCAGGCAATTGCGAACTACACCCATTATTACAAATCAGGCTTTATGGTTTCCGCAATGTTTGATGTGAATCCCAAGCTGATCGGCCTGAGGATCAATGACATTGAAGTTCTTGATTATGAGCGTTTGGAGGAATTCATGCAGGACAATTCCGTTGATATTGGTATTGTCTGCACCAATAAGGACAGTGCGCAGGAGGTTGTTGACAAGCTTTGTGCCGGTGGAGTCAGAGGAATTTGGAACTTTGCTCCTACCGATCTTCAACTGCCGGAGGGGGTTGCTCTTGAAAACGTGCACTTGAGTGACAGTCTTCATTCCTTGGCCTATTATATCAACCGCAACTCACAGATGAAAGATCAGGATTAA